One part of the Rhodococcus oxybenzonivorans genome encodes these proteins:
- a CDS encoding homogentisate 1,2-dioxygenase, translated as MPYFTQVGHVPRKRHVAFRQPDGSLYWEELIGEDGFVGDTSLLYHRNPPSALTAIETVETADEGLHANQPLSPIHLTPHSLPIKGDAVLDRVLLLSNDDVRISYAVATEDSSLYKNSTGDELAYVESGSGALESTFGRIDIVEGDYVIVPTSTIHRWTVRGDEELRLLFVEARGHIDPPKRYLSERGQFIEGTPYCELDIRRPTELLDVSGSDVPVIVRTRTGLTRNVHKHHPFDVVGWHGGMYPWSFSIHDFEPITGSLHQPPPMHQILEAPGFVMCNFVPRLLDYNPNAVPIPPFHSNVDSDEVLFYAKGQAKTRQGTGVGLGSITVHPAGFIHGPHPGNVERALGAARADEYQVMIDTHRPLQLSAALKDCVDPEYPFTWANLEEGARKVPSDA; from the coding sequence ATGCCTTACTTCACCCAAGTCGGTCACGTTCCGCGTAAGCGCCATGTCGCATTCCGCCAACCGGACGGCTCACTGTATTGGGAGGAGCTGATCGGGGAGGACGGCTTCGTCGGCGACACCTCGCTGCTCTACCACCGCAATCCGCCGAGTGCGCTGACGGCGATCGAGACCGTCGAAACCGCAGACGAGGGCCTGCACGCGAACCAGCCGCTCTCGCCGATCCACCTGACCCCGCACAGCCTGCCCATCAAGGGCGACGCGGTCTTGGACCGAGTGTTGTTGCTGTCCAACGACGATGTCCGCATCTCCTATGCCGTCGCCACCGAAGACAGCAGCCTGTACAAGAACAGCACCGGTGACGAACTTGCCTACGTCGAAAGCGGCAGCGGCGCCCTCGAGAGCACTTTCGGGCGGATCGACATCGTCGAAGGCGATTACGTCATCGTCCCGACCTCCACCATCCATCGGTGGACCGTCCGCGGCGACGAGGAACTTCGGCTGCTGTTCGTCGAAGCGCGCGGGCACATCGATCCGCCGAAGCGCTACCTGTCCGAGCGTGGGCAGTTCATCGAGGGCACCCCCTATTGCGAACTCGACATCCGTCGCCCCACCGAGCTGCTCGACGTGTCCGGCTCGGATGTGCCCGTCATCGTCCGGACCCGTACCGGGTTGACCCGCAACGTTCACAAGCACCATCCCTTCGACGTGGTCGGATGGCACGGCGGCATGTACCCGTGGAGCTTCAGCATCCACGACTTCGAGCCGATCACCGGCAGCCTGCACCAGCCGCCGCCGATGCATCAGATCCTCGAAGCCCCCGGGTTCGTCATGTGCAACTTCGTCCCGCGGTTGCTCGACTACAACCCGAACGCGGTACCGATCCCACCGTTCCACTCCAATGTCGACAGCGACGAGGTCCTCTTCTACGCGAAGGGACAGGCCAAGACCCGGCAGGGCACCGGCGTCGGGCTCGGATCGATCACGGTCCACCCGGCCGGGTTCATCCACGGCCCGCACCCGGGCAACGTCGAACGTGCGCTCGGCGCCGCCCGCGCCGACGAATACCAGGTGATGATCGACACCCACCGGCCCCTGCAGCTGTCCGCAGCTCTCAAGGACTGTGTCGATCCGGAATACCCGTTCACCTGGGCGAATCTGGAAGAAGGCGCACGGAAGGTGCCCAGTGATGCGTGA
- a CDS encoding cupin domain-containing protein yields the protein MAWSTDPAQPVSVTGDDPAPGVPSLLPAVGETRLIILTLPPDSTMAEPTFDGPGYVAEQLAHSPGLAETFEPNGMHRTPTIDYTLVLDGDVTLELDNEVTTDLHPGDLVVQNATRHAWRNRSGRTVTLAAILIGTKQEN from the coding sequence GTGGCGTGGTCAACCGACCCGGCGCAGCCGGTCAGTGTCACCGGCGACGATCCCGCACCCGGTGTGCCGTCCCTACTTCCTGCGGTCGGCGAAACCCGGCTGATCATCCTGACCCTGCCACCCGATTCCACTATGGCCGAGCCCACCTTCGACGGCCCCGGATACGTCGCCGAGCAGCTCGCGCATTCACCAGGGCTTGCCGAAACGTTCGAGCCCAATGGAATGCACCGCACTCCCACCATCGACTACACCCTCGTCCTCGACGGTGACGTCACCCTCGAACTAGACAACGAGGTCACCACCGACCTGCACCCCGGCGACCTCGTCGTGCAGAACGCCACCCGACACGCGTGGCGCAATCGCAGCGGCCGCACCGTGACACTGGCCGCGATCCTCATCGGCACCAAGCAGGAGAACTGA
- a CDS encoding LysR family transcriptional regulator has translation MSSDFTLRQIEYFEAAARLGSITAAAQACHASQAAVSLAVADLEKNLAVQLLVRRKAKGVVLTDAGARVLSDARRVLEAAGELRRDAHSLSSTLHGTLTVGCYVTLAPFVIPPVLDEFAARHPSLTVTVIEGAGEEMRDALVEGRCEVAFLYADDSNAPLTTTTVKTTTPYVILSAEHPLAHQEAISLSDVADLPLIMFDAPSARNAAQMLRSEGLSPNIRHVTPNIELVRCLVARGLGYSILVQKWPVDVSYEGKPLVALPIRDSTDVRRVVLAWPEAVKLTRRAATLIEAAKDLF, from the coding sequence ATGTCGTCTGATTTCACGCTTCGTCAGATCGAGTACTTCGAGGCGGCCGCGCGTCTGGGATCGATCACCGCCGCGGCTCAGGCCTGCCATGCGTCGCAAGCGGCCGTGTCTCTGGCGGTCGCGGATCTCGAGAAGAACCTCGCCGTGCAGCTCCTGGTTCGGCGCAAGGCCAAAGGAGTGGTGCTGACCGACGCTGGTGCACGGGTGCTGTCTGATGCGCGTCGGGTACTCGAAGCCGCAGGCGAGTTGCGGCGTGACGCACACTCATTGAGCAGCACGCTGCACGGCACGCTCACCGTCGGTTGCTACGTGACACTGGCACCGTTCGTCATTCCGCCCGTCCTCGACGAGTTCGCCGCCCGTCATCCATCCCTGACCGTCACCGTCATCGAGGGTGCAGGTGAGGAGATGCGAGATGCGCTCGTCGAAGGGCGATGTGAAGTCGCGTTCCTCTACGCCGACGACAGCAATGCCCCGCTCACCACAACCACCGTCAAAACGACAACCCCCTACGTGATCCTGTCGGCCGAACATCCACTCGCCCATCAGGAAGCGATTTCGTTGTCCGATGTCGCGGATCTTCCGTTGATCATGTTCGATGCCCCGAGCGCCCGCAATGCTGCGCAGATGCTGCGCAGCGAGGGACTGAGTCCCAACATTCGGCACGTAACACCCAACATCGAATTGGTGCGGTGCCTGGTCGCGCGGGGACTGGGATACTCCATCCTCGTTCAGAAGTGGCCGGTCGATGTGAGTTACGAAGGAAAACCTCTCGTCGCCCTGCCGATTCGCGATTCCACCGATGTGCGTCGCGTCGTCCTCGCCTGGCCGGAAGCGGTCAAACTGACGCGACGCGCGGCAACGCTGATCGAGGCGGCGAAGGACCTCTTCTAA
- a CDS encoding LLM class flavin-dependent oxidoreductase encodes MEINCVFPPAINTPDHIVLAEELGYERAWVYDVPVSYADTGATLAFAAKRTSSIRLGVSVFTPHLRHLTANAALIAYLATLAPGRFDAGIGAGFTSSTYLGRKPSRWAYIEEYVLALKELLAGRDVEWEDTTLSLMHSPASGISYPVDVTYWIAAHGPKGFGVAQRLGAGVVTNPTHGDNPVPYQGACNLTYYGTVLDDDEPIDSPRAIDAAGPGASLALHMGEHGPLAGMPEAAGYAAAVARVPEHRRHLEIYRGHLIEPNAIDRQYITADVVRRGTMTGTRAEIAATLRKLEDAGASAVLYQPAGHDIPRELRAFREAADLRHSLTAASTSTHTTETPHV; translated from the coding sequence ATGGAGATCAACTGCGTTTTCCCGCCGGCCATCAACACACCCGACCACATCGTGCTAGCCGAAGAACTCGGCTACGAACGCGCGTGGGTGTACGACGTTCCCGTGTCATACGCCGACACCGGGGCCACCCTGGCCTTCGCGGCCAAACGCACCTCGTCAATTCGCCTGGGCGTGTCCGTATTCACCCCCCACCTACGCCATCTCACCGCAAACGCTGCACTGATCGCCTATCTGGCAACACTCGCCCCCGGCCGCTTCGATGCCGGTATCGGCGCCGGATTCACCAGCTCAACGTATCTGGGCCGCAAACCGTCGAGATGGGCCTACATCGAGGAATACGTCCTGGCATTGAAGGAACTACTCGCCGGCCGTGACGTCGAATGGGAGGACACCACACTGAGCCTCATGCACAGCCCCGCATCAGGTATCAGCTATCCGGTCGACGTCACATACTGGATCGCCGCGCACGGACCGAAGGGCTTCGGCGTTGCGCAACGCCTCGGCGCGGGTGTGGTCACCAACCCCACCCACGGTGACAACCCAGTTCCGTACCAAGGTGCCTGCAACCTGACCTACTACGGCACCGTGCTCGACGACGACGAACCCATCGACTCACCCCGCGCCATCGACGCCGCAGGACCGGGTGCCTCACTCGCTCTTCACATGGGTGAACACGGTCCGCTGGCCGGAATGCCCGAGGCAGCCGGCTACGCGGCCGCCGTCGCCCGAGTACCCGAACACCGCCGGCACCTGGAGATCTACCGCGGTCACCTCATCGAGCCGAACGCCATCGACCGGCAGTACATCACCGCCGATGTGGTCCGCCGCGGAACCATGACCGGCACCCGCGCGGAAATCGCCGCCACGCTCCGCAAACTGGAGGACGCCGGCGCCAGTGCCGTGCTCTATCAACCAGCCGGCCACGATATTCCCCGCGAGTTGCGGGCCTTCCGCGAGGCCGCGGATCTTCGACACTCCCTCACCGCCGCCTCGACCAGCACCCACACCACGGAGACTCCACATGTGTAG
- a CDS encoding NAD(P)/FAD-dependent oxidoreductase — MSSGVVIVGAGQAGITAAFTLRDRGYGGLITVLGAEDELPYERPPLSKNYLYADPSASLDLAFRPEQYYIDRGITLRLGCTVTAIDRAGRQLSLDDGSAMPYTDLILATGTSPIVPPIPGADLGGVHVLRSLADARALRQELRGARHLTSIGGGFIGLELASAASRLGLESCVLDIADRVLQRAVSTTTSDYLTATHRQRGTRVQLSTGLAEMVGDDRVRAVVTTNGESIRTDLVVIAVGVRPNTRLAQEAGLEVANGIVVDEHLRTPDPAIFAIGDCANFPDGFSGLRIRLESVQAATDHARLVAAQITGDDPGRYRSVPWFWSHQSTTKLQIAGYTSCSDKDIIRGDLESGRFSIFRYDQGQLRAVESINRPADHVNARRLLAAEVSLTPDDIASAADLRSLLPVATRV, encoded by the coding sequence GTGAGTTCCGGTGTGGTGATCGTAGGGGCCGGCCAAGCAGGAATCACGGCCGCGTTCACGCTACGCGATCGTGGATACGGAGGGCTCATCACCGTCCTCGGCGCCGAAGACGAGCTCCCCTACGAACGCCCGCCGCTGTCGAAGAACTACCTGTATGCCGACCCCAGTGCCTCGCTCGACCTCGCCTTTCGGCCGGAGCAGTATTACATCGACCGGGGCATCACGTTGCGACTCGGCTGTACGGTCACCGCGATCGACCGGGCCGGTCGCCAGCTCTCGCTCGACGACGGGTCGGCAATGCCCTATACGGACTTGATCCTGGCCACCGGGACCAGCCCGATCGTGCCGCCCATTCCGGGGGCGGATCTCGGCGGTGTGCACGTGTTGCGTTCCCTCGCCGACGCGCGAGCCTTACGCCAGGAATTACGCGGCGCGCGGCATCTCACCAGCATCGGCGGCGGATTCATCGGCCTGGAATTAGCCTCGGCAGCGAGCAGGCTCGGACTCGAGTCATGTGTCCTCGACATCGCCGACCGGGTACTGCAACGTGCGGTGTCGACTACGACGAGCGACTACCTCACCGCCACGCACCGCCAGCGCGGGACCCGCGTGCAACTGAGCACCGGCCTCGCAGAAATGGTCGGTGATGACCGCGTCCGAGCGGTCGTCACTACCAACGGTGAAAGTATTCGTACCGACCTGGTGGTGATCGCCGTAGGTGTTCGACCGAATACCCGCCTCGCACAGGAAGCGGGACTCGAGGTCGCCAACGGCATCGTCGTCGACGAACACCTCCGCACCCCCGATCCCGCAATCTTCGCGATCGGCGACTGCGCCAACTTCCCCGACGGCTTCTCCGGCCTGCGAATCCGCCTGGAATCGGTGCAGGCCGCCACCGATCACGCCCGACTCGTCGCCGCACAGATCACCGGCGATGACCCCGGACGGTACCGCAGCGTGCCATGGTTCTGGAGCCACCAGTCCACCACCAAGTTACAAATCGCCGGGTACACCTCCTGCTCGGACAAAGACATCATCCGCGGTGATCTCGAATCGGGACGATTCTCCATCTTCCGGTATGACCAAGGTCAGCTTCGCGCTGTCGAATCGATCAACCGTCCCGCTGATCACGTCAATGCACGCCGCCTGCTGGCAGCAGAAGTGTCGCTCACACCCGACGACATCGCCAGCGCCGCCGATCTACGTTCGCTTCTTCCGGTCGCGACGAGGGTCTGA
- a CDS encoding 2Fe-2S iron-sulfur cluster-binding protein: MPTIQFVQHDGRTDNVDASIGASLMKAAVAAGVPGILAECGGQAMCATCHVHVRSDADALPPVTEDEDEMLDCATSPRVSSSRLSCQLPVTEEFDGMIVYVPEEEL, translated from the coding sequence ATGCCGACCATCCAATTCGTCCAGCACGACGGGCGCACCGACAATGTCGACGCATCCATCGGTGCGAGTCTGATGAAAGCTGCGGTCGCAGCCGGCGTACCCGGCATACTCGCCGAATGTGGCGGGCAAGCCATGTGCGCGACCTGCCACGTTCACGTGCGCTCGGATGCCGACGCTTTGCCACCGGTCACCGAGGACGAGGACGAAATGCTCGACTGCGCAACCTCACCCCGCGTTTCCAGCAGTCGGCTGAGCTGCCAACTACCGGTGACCGAGGAGTTCGACGGAATGATCGTTTACGTGCCGGAGGAGGAACTGTGA
- a CDS encoding cytochrome P450 yields MSVSYAAEVQVAALEADPYGVYARLRAEDPVAWVPSVNRYFVTRFDDVMQVERNPELFSSVEEPSLMTRAIGATLLRKDGDDHRRIRKAAEGPLRPKVIKELWAPAFRNNADELIDAFIERGDADLVSEFAAPLAARNLGTILGLHNATAGDIQRWSQAFIDGCGNYTDDPEVWRRCATACEELDDAVTEVIPAAKSDHAPTVISSMATSGLSDDEIRTNIKIFIGGGVNEPRDATAVAIFGLLRHPAQRDAVLGGEISWRKVFDEAVRWISPIGMYPREVTGTVELGGKKLHRGDKLGVIIASANRDETVFANPDAFDVHRDVASHVAFGGGPHFCLGTWVARISIADIALPTIFRRLPNLALPRPDDVQMAGWVFRGPTTLPTTWE; encoded by the coding sequence ATGTCGGTATCTTACGCGGCAGAAGTCCAGGTAGCAGCCTTGGAAGCCGACCCGTACGGGGTGTATGCCCGCCTGCGAGCGGAGGATCCCGTGGCGTGGGTCCCGTCGGTCAATCGCTATTTTGTGACGCGGTTCGATGATGTGATGCAGGTCGAGCGCAACCCTGAGCTGTTCAGCTCCGTCGAGGAGCCTTCGCTGATGACTCGCGCCATCGGGGCCACCCTGTTACGCAAGGACGGCGATGATCACCGCCGGATCCGCAAGGCCGCCGAGGGACCGCTTCGGCCGAAAGTAATCAAGGAGCTTTGGGCACCAGCATTTCGGAACAATGCGGACGAGTTGATCGACGCATTCATCGAGCGTGGCGACGCCGACCTCGTAAGTGAGTTCGCTGCGCCGCTGGCAGCACGCAACCTGGGTACCATCCTCGGCCTACACAACGCCACTGCCGGCGACATCCAGCGGTGGTCGCAGGCTTTCATCGACGGTTGCGGCAATTACACCGACGATCCCGAGGTTTGGCGACGGTGCGCGACCGCCTGCGAGGAACTCGACGACGCCGTGACCGAAGTAATCCCGGCCGCCAAAAGCGACCACGCTCCCACGGTGATCTCGTCGATGGCCACTTCTGGTCTGTCCGACGACGAGATCCGGACCAACATCAAGATCTTCATCGGGGGTGGGGTGAACGAGCCCCGCGATGCGACGGCGGTGGCCATCTTCGGCCTACTGCGTCATCCTGCACAGCGAGATGCGGTGCTCGGCGGGGAGATCAGCTGGCGCAAGGTCTTCGACGAGGCAGTTCGATGGATCTCACCGATCGGTATGTACCCGCGCGAGGTGACCGGCACCGTCGAACTCGGTGGGAAGAAATTGCACCGTGGTGACAAGCTCGGTGTCATCATCGCCTCTGCCAATCGCGACGAGACCGTCTTCGCCAACCCAGACGCCTTCGATGTCCATCGAGACGTGGCCTCTCATGTGGCATTCGGTGGGGGTCCTCATTTCTGCCTCGGAACCTGGGTCGCGCGTATCTCGATCGCCGACATTGCATTGCCGACGATCTTCCGCCGGCTGCCGAACTTGGCACTGCCGCGGCCCGACGACGTGCAAATGGCGGGCTGGGTTTTCCGCGGACCCACTACGCTGCCTACAACTTGGGAGTGA
- a CDS encoding IclR family transcriptional regulator, producing MAPLQTVQRIGPVLDLFTVPRPEWGASEVAAAIGVPRSSAYALLTSLVETGLLQCRNRGRYRIGWRVVELNQTLKGTVDVRSCAAPIIQDLAHKYGETTHLAVMERYRVLYVDKVLGNHIINVAGARIGAHLEPHCSAVGKVLLAQCDPGEIERNITDKPLRRLTPSTIINPASLAQELRSVLRSGCAFDAGEAVPEVHCVAAPIRDEMGVVVAAVSMSVPASRFVPAQAEFKSAVIAAGAEISRAIANSADPVVQTERDDPTVAAAS from the coding sequence GTGGCGCCTCTTCAAACGGTTCAAAGGATCGGTCCCGTATTGGATCTGTTCACCGTGCCCCGTCCGGAATGGGGTGCGTCCGAAGTCGCGGCTGCCATTGGCGTACCGCGTTCGAGTGCCTATGCCCTGCTCACCTCGCTCGTCGAGACCGGATTGCTGCAGTGCCGGAACCGCGGCCGCTACCGCATCGGCTGGCGGGTGGTGGAATTGAATCAGACACTCAAGGGCACCGTCGACGTCCGGTCGTGCGCCGCCCCGATAATTCAAGACCTTGCGCACAAGTACGGCGAGACCACCCACCTGGCCGTCATGGAGCGGTATCGGGTGCTCTACGTCGACAAGGTGCTCGGCAACCACATCATCAACGTCGCCGGAGCACGGATCGGCGCCCACCTAGAACCGCATTGCAGCGCAGTCGGCAAAGTCCTTCTGGCTCAGTGCGACCCCGGCGAGATCGAACGCAACATCACCGACAAGCCGCTGCGGCGACTGACTCCGTCGACGATCATCAACCCGGCCTCCCTGGCGCAGGAACTGCGGTCGGTGCTGCGGTCCGGGTGTGCCTTCGACGCCGGTGAGGCGGTCCCGGAGGTGCACTGTGTCGCAGCACCCATTCGGGACGAGATGGGCGTCGTCGTCGCGGCAGTGAGCATGAGTGTGCCGGCCAGCCGGTTCGTGCCTGCCCAAGCCGAGTTCAAAAGTGCTGTGATCGCGGCCGGCGCCGAGATCTCCCGGGCGATCGCGAACTCCGCGGACCCCGTGGTGCAGACCGAACGCGACGATCCGACGGTCGCGGCCGCAAGCTGA
- a CDS encoding IclR family transcriptional regulator — MQDDCAGDRHSTSGATAAGDAGSIARAVAVLDTLGAADTALGVSEIARRCGLPKSSVQRMLKALLSARLLEREGTGYRLGLKLFELGQHVPRQRDLREAARPYMADLQEATGHSAHFAVLDGDCVVYLEVLHSPNSPPLPTRMGGRWPAHGTGIGKAILAFSDQTVVEHILATGLPRLSERTIVEPGRFTAELARIRERGVAYDLEESRAGVACVASPVFGLGGQVVAGISVSGWHTRINLDHSAAAVRTAALSLSRFLSMRSG, encoded by the coding sequence ATGCAAGACGATTGTGCCGGTGATCGGCACAGCACCTCCGGGGCGACGGCCGCCGGCGACGCAGGCTCCATCGCCCGTGCGGTGGCCGTGCTCGATACTCTCGGCGCCGCCGATACCGCCCTCGGAGTCTCGGAGATCGCGCGCCGTTGCGGTCTACCCAAGTCCAGCGTGCAGCGCATGCTCAAGGCGCTGCTTTCGGCGAGACTGCTCGAGCGCGAGGGCACTGGCTACCGGCTCGGGCTCAAACTGTTCGAACTCGGTCAGCACGTGCCCCGCCAACGTGACCTGCGGGAGGCCGCACGCCCGTACATGGCTGACCTGCAGGAGGCGACGGGCCATTCGGCCCACTTCGCGGTCCTCGACGGTGACTGTGTGGTGTATCTGGAGGTGTTGCACAGCCCGAACTCCCCGCCGCTGCCGACTCGGATGGGCGGTCGTTGGCCCGCACACGGCACCGGCATCGGCAAGGCCATCCTCGCCTTCTCCGACCAGACCGTTGTCGAGCACATCCTCGCCACCGGCCTCCCACGCCTGAGCGAACGGACCATCGTGGAGCCGGGCCGGTTCACCGCCGAGCTGGCCCGGATCCGTGAGCGCGGCGTGGCCTACGACCTGGAGGAGTCGCGGGCCGGCGTCGCCTGTGTGGCGAGTCCCGTCTTCGGGCTCGGTGGTCAGGTTGTCGCCGGAATTTCGGTGTCCGGGTGGCACACTCGTATCAACCTCGACCATTCGGCGGCCGCCGTGCGGACCGCCGCGTTGAGTCTGTCGCGGTTCCTGTCGATGCGTTCGGGCTGA
- a CDS encoding 2-keto-4-pentenoate hydratase translates to MSSDQVQGAAQRLLEAYRTGTPIDPLTPEFTQAELSTAYRIAQAQVEQWEKDGDTVKGHKVGLASAAIQRQMGVEQPDFGHLTASMFHLEHQPIPAATYIQPRIEPETAFVLGRPLTGPGVTIADAVRAVEFVLPALEIVDSRIRDWKIGIFDTIADNASSGGVVLGSRPVLLRDVDLRLTGCTLHINGELVATGAGGAVLGSPLNSLVWLANTVGRLGVTLEPGHVVLPGSMTKAFPISPGDSVVANMSGLGTVSAVLGERAEQ, encoded by the coding sequence ATGTCTTCCGACCAGGTACAAGGCGCCGCGCAGCGGCTGCTGGAGGCGTACCGGACCGGTACGCCGATCGATCCGTTGACTCCCGAGTTCACGCAAGCCGAATTGTCGACTGCCTACCGCATCGCCCAAGCTCAGGTTGAGCAGTGGGAAAAGGACGGTGACACCGTCAAGGGGCACAAGGTCGGGCTCGCGTCCGCTGCGATCCAACGTCAAATGGGGGTGGAACAGCCCGACTTCGGTCACCTGACGGCAAGCATGTTCCACCTCGAGCATCAGCCGATTCCGGCCGCGACGTACATCCAGCCGCGGATCGAGCCGGAGACCGCGTTCGTCCTGGGCCGCCCGCTCACCGGGCCGGGGGTCACGATCGCCGACGCCGTCCGTGCCGTGGAGTTCGTGCTTCCGGCGCTCGAGATCGTCGATTCGCGGATTCGGGACTGGAAGATCGGCATCTTCGACACCATCGCTGACAACGCCTCCTCCGGGGGTGTCGTCCTCGGTAGCCGTCCGGTGCTGCTGCGGGACGTAGATCTGCGCCTGACTGGTTGCACGCTGCACATCAACGGTGAGCTGGTGGCCACCGGCGCCGGCGGTGCCGTGCTCGGCTCCCCGCTGAATTCGTTGGTGTGGCTGGCCAACACGGTCGGCCGGCTCGGTGTGACCCTCGAGCCCGGCCACGTGGTGCTGCCGGGGTCGATGACCAAGGCGTTTCCCATCTCGCCGGGCGATTCCGTCGTGGCCAACATGAGCGGACTCGGCACTGTGTCCGCCGTCCTCGGAGAGCGAGCAGAACAGTGA
- a CDS encoding 2-keto-4-pentenoate hydratase, whose protein sequence is MNREQQTSEQRWSAGRIADILLDAEGTTTSRTSLSAEWSGLTLPVAYEAQDIALATRKARGEVVTGIKLGLTSRAKQRQMGVDAPSVAWLTDVMALPAGDPVPRNRLIHPRAEPEIAFVMSRRLAGPGVTAAQALAAVDHVFGAVEIIDSRYAGFKFTLEDAVADNNSSGVYVTGPVLRRPEDLDLALEACLLEIDGQIVDTATGAAVQGHPAEALAFAANTLAERGHAIEAGWVVLTGGMTDAVAVESGARVAAHFTSLGSITISGG, encoded by the coding sequence GTGAACCGCGAACAGCAGACGAGCGAGCAGCGCTGGAGTGCCGGCCGCATCGCCGACATCCTCCTCGACGCCGAAGGCACTACCACCTCACGTACTTCCCTGTCGGCGGAGTGGTCCGGACTGACCCTGCCCGTCGCGTACGAGGCGCAGGACATCGCCCTGGCCACCCGCAAGGCCCGCGGTGAGGTCGTCACCGGCATCAAGTTGGGACTGACCTCCCGGGCGAAGCAGCGGCAGATGGGTGTCGACGCCCCCTCGGTGGCCTGGCTGACCGATGTCATGGCGTTGCCCGCCGGTGACCCGGTCCCCCGGAACCGGCTGATCCACCCACGTGCAGAGCCGGAAATTGCGTTCGTGATGAGCCGTCGGTTGGCCGGCCCTGGAGTCACTGCGGCCCAGGCATTGGCGGCGGTCGACCATGTTTTCGGTGCCGTCGAGATCATCGACAGTCGCTACGCCGGATTCAAGTTTACCCTCGAAGATGCTGTCGCAGATAATAATTCGTCCGGTGTGTACGTCACCGGTCCGGTACTGCGGCGTCCCGAGGATCTCGACCTCGCGCTCGAGGCGTGCTTACTCGAGATCGACGGCCAGATCGTCGACACCGCGACCGGCGCCGCCGTGCAGGGCCATCCGGCCGAAGCGCTCGCGTTTGCCGCAAACACCCTGGCGGAGAGGGGTCACGCCATCGAAGCCGGATGGGTGGTACTGACCGGGGGGATGACGGACGCCGTCGCGGTCGAATCGGGCGCCCGAGTCGCCGCCCACTTCACCTCGCTCGGTTCCATCACTATTTCGGGAGGATAA
- a CDS encoding tautomerase family protein gives MPFIDVTIGLGRSPEQIRSLIHELTEAAHRSIDAPKENIRVVIREVPETHWAAGDVTIAERRAAR, from the coding sequence ATGCCGTTCATCGACGTGACCATAGGTCTGGGCCGTTCCCCGGAGCAGATCCGATCACTGATCCACGAATTGACCGAAGCCGCGCACCGGTCGATCGATGCTCCGAAGGAGAACATCCGGGTCGTGATCCGCGAAGTCCCGGAGACGCATTGGGCCGCCGGCGACGTCACCATCGCCGAACGGCGCGCAGCACGCTGA